Proteins from one Triticum aestivum cultivar Chinese Spring chromosome 7A, IWGSC CS RefSeq v2.1, whole genome shotgun sequence genomic window:
- the LOC123152887 gene encoding cell number regulator 13-like, producing MMLWNGMSQVANIAQLAGVYAYGVITMIVEAAKTVRRNRKTCQLLARLVKMIGDLLQQLESTQLMQHTETRNPVEQLEETLRHTYMLIRSCQDGSYLYSCFMSGKQADQLHPVQNEIAFYLQLIPLVGFVDTTRT from the coding sequence ATGATGCTCTGGAATGGCATGAGTCAGGTGGCTAACATAGCACAGCTTGCCGGGGTGTACGCGTATGGGGTCATCACGATGATCGTGGAAGCTGCAAAGACAGTCAGAAGGAACCGGAAAACCTGCCAGCTGCTGGCGCGGCTTGTGAAGATGATTGGAGACCTTCTCCAGCAGCTCGAGAGCACGCAGCTGATGCAGCATACGGAGACGAGGAACCCAGTTGAGCAGCTGGAGGAGACGCTCCGGCATACGTACATGCTCATCAGATCCTGTCAGGACGGCAGCTACCTGTACAGCTGCTTTATGAGTGGGAAGCAAGCTGACCAGCTCCATCCGGTGCAGAATGAGATCGCTTTCTACCTCCAGCTTATCCCACTCGTTGGCTTTGTCGATACCACTCGGACCTGA